One region of Myxocyprinus asiaticus isolate MX2 ecotype Aquarium Trade chromosome 38, UBuf_Myxa_2, whole genome shotgun sequence genomic DNA includes:
- the mzt2b gene encoding mitotic-spindle organizing protein 2 isoform X2, with translation MSQSAQTGTMPTAPDSPSLSVTVSGNVQKYGIKKKKVLNAEETELFELTQAAGIIIDQEVFKIIVDLLKMNVAPLAVFQTLKTMFAGQKVSETSTADTSTASHTTTAPSESRVRSKTSSGQGEKTARDGSSQRVPRQVSATRGQKSAKSSGSSSSSSQLTSN, from the exons ATGTCACAGTCAGCACAGACCGGCACGATGCCCACTGCCCCGGACTCCCCCTCTCTTAGCGTGACTGTCAGCGGAAATGTGCAGAAATATGGCATCAAGAAGAAAAAAGTGTTAAATGCAGAGGAGACTGAGCTGTTTGAACTGACCCAGGCTGCTGGGATCATCATTGATCAAGAGGTTTTCAA GATCATAGTGGATCTGTTGAAGATGAACGTCGCTCCTCTGGCAGTCTTTCAGACCCTAAAGACTATGTTTGCGGGACAGAAGGTGTCTGAAACATCCACCGCTGACACATCCACAGCGTCCCACACCACTACTGCACCTTCAGAGTCTAGAG TACGCAGTAAAACAAGTTCAGGGCAAGGAGAGAAGACTGCAAGAGATGGTTCCAGCCAGCGGGTTCCACGGCAGGTCAGCGCCACCAGGGGGCAGAAGAGTGCCAAGAGTTCTGGAAGTAGCAGCTCCTCTTCTCAGCTCACTTCCAACTGA
- the zgc:193801 gene encoding LOW QUALITY PROTEIN: uncharacterized protein zgc:193801 (The sequence of the model RefSeq protein was modified relative to this genomic sequence to represent the inferred CDS: inserted 1 base in 1 codon; substituted 2 bases at 2 genomic stop codons), protein MSAFVNVNCRQYYGESSEAHAKAYEGLEVSFGPDGDHTSIGSTLTQPILTAGSETLLTVEPKEDGERNGIPLGAXRQTLVLMDPDGQGGSMIFDTSTGILTEQEAEGFEXTLLQKQLLELHQHTVTLRQEKETMEKTLRSEIKQLKEQVASLVQSNVXIFEELQAYQCPDHSQQKVVKLMERLEAQHKELLQAKLASLRREIRSGAENMPITGHKGTLEFSVDPEKPQTEAIGSTLTGLEDMDVQLQTELQEGLKSSELGIEPVYMIPCLESPNLHIVLPNTDLTTSKVLEDKQEVSLSLVSPKKHSSMDDPEEIVETKVKRVC, encoded by the exons ATGTCAGCTTTTGTG AATGTGAATTGTCGACAGTATTATGGAGAGAGTTCAGAGGCTCATGCTAAAGCATATGAAGGGCTGGAAGTGAGTTTTGGACCAGATGGAGATCACACTAGCATTGGATCCACCTTAACTCAGCCCATCCTGACCGCTGGCTCTGAAACCCTATTGACGGTGGAGCCAAAG GAAGACGGTGAGAGAAATGGAATCCCACTTGGTG GGAGACAGACTCTAGTCCTTATGGACCCTGATGGACAGGGAGGCAGCATGATCTTTGACACATCCACTGGTATTCTCACTGAA CAGGAGGCTGAGGGTTTTGAATAAACTCTGCTACAGAAACAACTTCTGGAACTCCACCAACATACTGTCACATTACGCCAAGAGAAGGAGACTATGGAGAAGACACTACGATCTGAGATAAAACAGCTCAAAGAACAG GTTGCAAGCCTGGTTCAGTCTAATGTATGAATTTTTGAGGAACTGCAAGCATATCAATGTCCAGACCACAGCCAGCAAAAAGTTGTCAAACTT ATGGAGAGGCTTGAAGCGCAGCATAAAGAACTCCTACAGGCCAAGCTAGCCTCACTCAGGAGAGAGATCAGGTCTGGTGCAGAGAATATGCCAATCACTGGCCACAAGGGGACACTGGAGTTCAGTGTAGATCCAGAGAAACCGCAAACTGAAGCAATTGGTAGCACTTTAACAGGACTGGAAGATATGGATGTACAACTACAGACTGAGCTGCAAGAGGGTTTAAAATCCTCAGAGCTGGGAATAGAGCCAGTTTACATGATTCCCTGTTTGGAGAGCCCTAACTTGCACATAGTTTTGCCAAACACTGACTTGACCACATCCAAGGTTTTAGAGGATAAACAGGAAGTGTCATTGTCCCTTGTGTCACCTAAGAAACACAGCTCCATGGATGACCCCGAAGAGATAGTGGAAACCAAAGTAAAGAGAGTTTGTTGA
- the mzt2b gene encoding mitotic-spindle organizing protein 2 isoform X1 gives MSQSAQTGTMPTAPDSPSLSVTVSGNVQKYGIKKKKVLNAEETELFELTQAAGIIIDQEVFKIIVDLLKMNVAPLAVFQTLKTMFAGQKVSETSTADTSTASHTTTAPSESREEECVVSAKSTKTAAPPSASAPRPPRGGAKIVVYSSGDTSAQVRSKTSSGQGEKTARDGSSQRVPRQVSATRGQKSAKSSGSSSSSSQLTSN, from the exons ATGTCACAGTCAGCACAGACCGGCACGATGCCCACTGCCCCGGACTCCCCCTCTCTTAGCGTGACTGTCAGCGGAAATGTGCAGAAATATGGCATCAAGAAGAAAAAAGTGTTAAATGCAGAGGAGACTGAGCTGTTTGAACTGACCCAGGCTGCTGGGATCATCATTGATCAAGAGGTTTTCAA GATCATAGTGGATCTGTTGAAGATGAACGTCGCTCCTCTGGCAGTCTTTCAGACCCTAAAGACTATGTTTGCGGGACAGAAGGTGTCTGAAACATCCACCGCTGACACATCCACAGCGTCCCACACCACTACTGCACCTTCAGAGTCTAGAG AAGAGGAGTGTGTGGTCTCTGCAAAGAGCACTAAAACTGCAGCCCCTCCCTCTGCCTCTGCACCCCGCCCACCAAGGGGAGGGGCTAAGATAGTGGTCTACAGCTCGGGTGACACAAGCGCTCAAG TACGCAGTAAAACAAGTTCAGGGCAAGGAGAGAAGACTGCAAGAGATGGTTCCAGCCAGCGGGTTCCACGGCAGGTCAGCGCCACCAGGGGGCAGAAGAGTGCCAAGAGTTCTGGAAGTAGCAGCTCCTCTTCTCAGCTCACTTCCAACTGA